tatgtttttcattttgccCTAAGTCACACAGTTTGTAAGGGTAGAGCCAGGACTGAAGCCGGAATCTGGCTCCCTACACTCTCCACGTAGCTGCTGAGTTGGGATTagtctattttccttttcttctcattaCCACACAGACTCCATCAAAGAACCCAGTAGGAGGAAGGCtgtgattttctctctctctctctttttttatggaCTGTATTTGCCTCCCCTCCACCACAGAGTGCCTAGTAAGGTGCTCAGCAAACGTTCGTGCCTGGAGGCAACACAGTCTTCCTGGTGCCGCAAACGGGGCTGGGGTAAGGAGTAAGGCAGTGCTGTGAGGTGGATCCTGCTACTCCCTCGGCTGCtaggtggtggggagggatgcTTCAGTCTGTGCCTCGACTCGAAGGCATTTTCCATTTCCTAGTCCCCTCCCGCTCTCCATCCCTCACCTCTCGCCCCTGGCCTTCAGCTCAGGCCCCTAGGGGAGCGTCCCTTGCCGCGGGGCTGACAGCACTTGGGGGCGCAGGGTCCCGGTTCTCCGAGCTCTTGCCCATCTGTGCGCAGAACCTCGTTCCGGGGCGCCTGGAGCCCGGCGGGCATTGACGTCAAGCGGCGGCGAAGCGCTGCCTACAGACGGTTGACCCGGACCCTCCTCCAcacccccttccttccttcatcgcCCCCTCCTTCTTCCCTGCGCCCCGGCTCAGGCTCGCTATAAAAGGTGGGAGCGCAGGGTGCCCGAGTAGCGCCGAGTTTCAGCACCATGGAGAGCCCCCGCCTGCGCCTGCTGCCCCTCCTGGGTGccgccctgctgctgctgctaccttTGCTGGGCGCCTTAGCCCAGGAGGACGCCGAGCTCCAGCCGCGAGCCCTGGACATCTACTCCGCCGTGGAGGATGCCTCCCATGAGAAGGAGCTGGTCGGTACCCCCTCGCCCCGGACTCCCCTGGCTGCCGCGATATTCCTTGCTTTGTAcgcgtctctctctctccctgcctccccaccccgaTTCTTAGATTCAGGGTCCGGGGAGGTGGGCACAAATCCCCGGCTCCCGATGTCACTCGAAGAACGTCTTGAGCCCATGGGCTCCAGATAGTCTGTGGAGCAAATCCCTGATCCCGGCTCCTCAGAGCAACAGGAGTCTCTGCGGCTCCTGGCCCTGCGGTCAGTACGTGGGACAGCGCTCGCTAAGTTTCCACCCCTCGAACGTCCCTCTTTGCGGAGTCCAGGGGAGGAGTGTGTGGTGCCCCGGTTCCTTATAACTAGGGCTGGAAGTGAGCACCTGGGCTGGGCGCACAGCCAAGGCGGCAACTTGGGGATCCGGGGGGCGGTGTGTTGCAGATTGAAGCGCTGCAGGAAGTTCTGAAGAAGCTCAAGAGTAAACGTATTCCAATTTATGAGAAGAAGTATGGCCAAGTCCCCATGGTAAGGCTTTGGGGTCACCCCTCCCCATGCTTTTCTACGAGGAAATGCACCCCCTTGAACCTTCCTTAGACACCAGCTTCT
The Bos mutus isolate GX-2022 chromosome 20, NWIPB_WYAK_1.1, whole genome shotgun sequence genome window above contains:
- the CARTPT gene encoding cocaine- and amphetamine-regulated transcript protein, with the translated sequence MESPRLRLLPLLGAALLLLLPLLGALAQEDAELQPRALDIYSAVEDASHEKELIEALQEVLKKLKSKRIPIYEKKYGQVPMCDAGEQCAVRKGARIGKLCDCPRGTSCNSFLLKCL